The genome window agtggacacttctgatgacgtctgacgagtatacacttgcaggaCGAGGAAGGAATGATTTTAAATGGACCACACTTGGCCGGAAACTCGTCACTCATTCATCccgcgatgattgtgttttcagccacccgTAGCTTGTGGGTGTttttatatgcgctacagtcaattatgagtgtatgtctacttatattaaatatataattattaatgtacgcctactgtatgatagctagcaaattaattagctaactgacgttagcctgcctagctggaacatatttctacaatttccaaaagataaccaaacaaaaacatatttacttttTACGTAGTAGCAAAATGTCTAACTTATTTGCATTTgattttacttacacttgtatgttgacttctccattgatgttgtttttaagttttcGCGGACTTTTTTTAGCGGCTGTACAATCGTcgcgaattgaattatggggagtttcaggccccgtAGTGAACACTCGCGAAGCCGGctaaaaacgagggctgaggggatTACATTGAAAACTTCCCTTGCTTAGCTAATCATTTGCACCACCCTCCAAGATGGTgacggggattcccccaagggcataaggcgagggtaagtggacgagggtgtgtcttttgGATTGTAGCCCTAGTATTACTATTTACCCATTGTCATGATTAGGAAATCTTGGTCACCATGGATGCTAGCAGCATAATTAGATGACTAatagtaagctagctagctagctgatcgTTAGTCATGATATAGCCCAAAgaccagcagatggcgatattgagTTGTTTCATTATACCGTCCAAACACATTAGCTGTGTTCGACCGCACTAACCATACTATTCGTGAtgtaaattgagtatgtagtatacttattggtcatagtatggatagagttagtatgccaaaaaTTCCCGGATGTCTTACTACATTCTACAAAATACGAAGAATTCACTCAGAGGACACTTTCTGTACTTTTaaggcccataatgcaattcttcagaaaatggatGTGGCTTCACACCGTTTTCAGATTTGAGGAATATGGTGGAAAATATACAGTCCGACATGAGCAGATACAAaatcattgctttaactaattttgacaaatgttaagaaaatgttgagcaatgtaataaagtaatgacttttcaaataagttacactacacgttatgttggctgacaatatGTTGGCTACACTATCCTTACCAACCGCATATCATAACAGCAGTAGGTactaccggtatgttagctagctacctaacgttagtagttatTAAACATCAAACTTTCCACTATATTAATTAACtgcccaacgtttattgacttggttATTCACGTCAtccttagctaagtggtatagtcgtatgttctcaatggacataaactcactctggctatctactccgatttcagagcactctcgtctgagtgtgccagagcgcagaataactgatgaatttacgaacgctcaacacccgtttaatatggccggtgtcagtaaatgtcggcagcacagttagtcaccaacgctgtggataacatgaaaacaacctaaccagctctgctatggcgagtaaaatggtcagagtgaggtgttctctcatttgtgtctggaagtagcttgcCAGTTAGCTTGTGTGCTTTACTACCTTGTGATGCtcagaatgctcggatcaaccctactcctccgcCAGTGTGCACTCTGAACTCTCCGAGAGGGGAAACGCTCAGAATTTTACttatggacaatctgacaacgctctgaatttaagaatttacgaacacaaaaaaaaatgtctagctagtaatttgttatgctaacaagctagcaagtgGTTGCATAGCAAGAtaatcaacttccggtagacagacGTAGCGCTAGTATGCTCAAGTGAAAGGATACCATtcatttacagtatactaaaattaactaatggttagtatgggtattcgaacacagctattGTCTTCAGCTGGCAATACACTTGTATCCCCCATGAACCGGTTCGTACCTGaaacattctccattcaggctgcaaatgTGACAATTTCCtccttacagtggcaagaaaaagtatgtgaaccctttggaaatacctggatttctgcataaattggtcataacatttgatctgatcttcatctaggtcacaacaatagacaaacactgaACGTTTGACATCCCTAGTAGTACATAGTAGTACAACAGACATATACACaataggcagtggtggaaaaagtacccaaaacAAAAAatgaccactctaaaatgtgcagttttgtgaaacaacacaatgccacagatgtctcatgttttgagtgggggttatggtatgggcaggcataagcgtgcaattggcatattgactgcaagaatgtccgccagagctgttgccagagaatgatatgtttatttctctaccataagccctcGTTTTAGAGACATggtcagtatgtccaaccggtatCACAagtgcagaccacgtgtaaccataccagcccaggacctccatatccagcttcttcacctgcaggatcgtctgagaccagccacccggacagctgatgaaactcatgcatatttttgtctgtaataaagcccttttgtgtggaATACTCATTCTGGTTGGCTGGGctgactccccagtgggtggacctggctcccaagtggctgGGCCTAtggcctcccaggcccacccatggctgcatccctgcccagtcatgtgaaatccatagattagggcctaattgatttatttaaattgactgatttccttttatgaactttgaaattgttgcatttatatttgttcagtgtatttgactgagtctaaaagtatctgcttttaaatatcaaaagtaatagtaaatgctcaaatatacttaagtatcaaaattataaatataaaaataataaatcaTTTCGAATTCTTTATATTAATAAAACCAGAAAGCATGATTTTCTTGTtctttttggtattttattatgatccccattagctgttgcaaaagtagtagctactcttcctggggtccacacaaaacaggaaacatgacataatacagaacattaatagaacaTAAatgttatttgtatttacagataaccaggggcacactccaacactcagacataatttacaaacaaagcatttgtgtttagtgagtcctccagatcagaggcagtagatgaccagggatgttctcttgataagtgtgtgaattggaccattttcctgtcctgctaagcatttgaaaagtatatattttcttttggaatgtagtggagtaaaggtTGCCAAAAATGTAAAAAGTACAGAAACCACCAAAAAAACTCCTTCAAATGATGTATAAATGTATAGTGTCTTGGTCACGTAGTTGAATAAATGGTATATAATGCCTGATTGGTGTTCATTTGTTGCTATGATTTCAACATTTGTATACATCTGCAATGCCTAGCTGGCTGTTTTCTCACATTAAGGGTTGCCCTAGTCACATTTCCACACCAAATAGTTGGTGCAATACACATAAAGCATTGTAAAATTCCTTTATGTGTACTTAAACTGATGAGGCTGCTGTAAACTTGTGGCAGACTTGTTTATTGTGACACCCTATGGGGCCATTATTTCCCTTGGTATCTTCCCTAATAGTAGATCTTGAATTAGATTTCTCCATAAACATGGAGAGCAGGGGTCAGAGTCTGAAGTACACAATAACACATAGCTGGAGAACGTTGAGACGCTAACTTGGtcaacaattgaaatgctattaaTTCATCAACCTGTCTGGGGAGTGGAAACTGTGGATGAAGGTTTCGGTTTATACCTAAGCTATACTTAACTAATTACAACATTTTTACACTGACTTGGAAACTGAAATGGAAACCGAAATGTTGATTGAAATGCATTCGCCCAGTCCACATAAGACCAATAGATAACAGATAACAATACTTTATTTTGTTCTACTTTCAGGAGGTGAAGTAGCGAGTGTAGCCTCTCTCCCGCCAACAGCCAAGCATGGACAACTTCTTCAAGGCTGCTGTATGTGACCTGGACAAGCTTCTGGATGACTTTGAGCTCAATACAGGTTAGACGTGGTTACTATGAAAAACCCCATTGATAGcatgtatttatttttcttttcTGTATGTGGGTTGGAAGGGTGTggtgttaaagctgcaatatgtaactttttggatgACCTGACCAACTTCACATAGAGatgtgagttatagatatgtcattcgcattgaaagcaagtctaagaagcggtagatctgttctatgtgcactatttctatgcttcccgttctgaaGTTTTGTTTTTGGCTTCTTTTACTttgggttttgtacaccagcttcaaacagctgaaaatacaatatttctgGGTactaaaaatatatttcacagcggtttagatggtacaatgattctctacgctatacgttgcttgttttgtcacatgaaCTGAAATAAGGCGAACTATTAAAATTttaacaaccaggaaatggtggagcgaattctgcatattgcacctatAACTGAAAAATTATACTTGATACTTGTACATGTGGTGCACATTGTACTTTGTAGTTGCTAACTTAAAATGTGTTGCTCATATGTTCTGCTGAGATATTAACGACAGAATTGTTTAACAGataattctctctttccctcccgaCCAGATGAGCACATCTACAgatcagtctctctgtcacctcctGCGTATCCCGGCCACTCTCTGGGTCCCCAGGGTTTCCTTCCGGAAACCTCCACAGTTCCAGTTCCACACTCTCTCCTTGACCTAAACTCCCTGCACTATGGCACTGCCCCCAGCTGCCCCGACTGTCCCAGCCCCAGTCCTGGGGATCGCGAGGCCAAGGGACGGCCTCTCACGGGGGTTGACCTGCTCTCCTCTGTGGACGGCCGGGGGGCTGCTAAGAGCTGTGCGCCACCCTTCCCCAAGCGGGCCCTGAAGCCTGTGTGTGACCTGGTCAGTGACACAGGCTCAGCCCACCTCCTCCTCCGGGCCAACAGCCACGACGCCTTCAGTGAGCTGGATGTGGTGGAGAGACGGCTGGAGGAGGAGCTTCTGGTGGACTTCACCAGCCCTGTGGTGGCGCTGCCTGAGGACTCCATAGCAGGTTTGGGTCCCGGCCATGGGAGGACTGAGGGGAGGGAGGCTCTTGCCGGGGGAGGGGAGGGGCTGCTGGGGCTGGACTCTGGTGGTTACTCTGCCTCTCTCAGTCTGCTGGATGTGATTCTCCCTGCTGCTGTGGAGAGGGCCCCCTCACTGAGGAACTCTGAGTCTGGAGAGACGGAggaagagcgagacagagggggTGAGGCGACAGAGGTGGCCTTCGTCAACCAACACCTGAAAATCACACCAGCCCATCAGGACCAGGCTAGTGTCTCGCCTGTTGCCATAGACACCAAGAAAGAGGACACTCCCACGTGTGATATCGACATAGAGGCCAGGGAGGAGGGTGAGGGGTCTTTGGAGCCCTCTGAGCTGACTGAAGCAGAGAGCTCTGGGAGCTGCACTGGACAGGCACCTAACCCTGAGGACGGCAGTGGTGGTGTGGCCGAGAGCCCGTCAACAGAGACAGAGCTTTCGCTGTCCTGCCTGCCCATGGGCGTGTCCATGTGTGGGGCCCTGGTGGCCTCCAAGAACCCTGAGGAAGCCATGGGAGGGGGGGAAGGGGAGGCTGGCCTAACTGAGACCTTAGAGGCAGAGTCCCTGTCTGCTTTCGAAGTCCAGGAGGAAGTTACTCTCCCAGAGAACCCTGAGACTGTGGGGGACTGTACAAACCCTGATGCCGCCCCTGAGAACAAACCTGTCCAGTCACCTAACACACAGAGCCCAGAGACAACCACCATGCCTTTCCACCTGGCAGTCTCGGCTCCTGCCGTCTCCCAGCGGCCACTGAAGGTCAGCTTCTCCCTAGTGGAAAAGCAGCCAGTCCCAGGGGCTCCACAGTGCCCAGCCTCCTCTCCCTCAGAGCCCAGCCCCAACCCAATGGACCCACCTGGGTTTGGGTTTGAGTACCTGCCGGAGAGCGACCAGGCCAGGCTACTGGTGACGGATGAGGAGCTGGACGCCTTCCTCCGGGGGGAGACCCAGGGCCAGGAGGACCACGGGGTCCCTGACTGCGGGAGGCCCGGGGAGAACCTCCAGGATGAGGGCTTCTCCGAGCTCAACGGGAACCTGGAGGAGCGGCTAGTGGAGGAGGAGCTGCGGAGCTGCAGCCGGAGCCTAGGGGAGGGGCTGGAGAGACTGCCCTCCCGGGAGAGTGACAGGACCTTGTCTGCAGAGGGGAACGTGAGTCGAGCTCTCTCCGCTCCCTCCCAGGACCCCCCCAGCCCCTACCACACAGACCCCAGCACCTGTAGTCTCAGTAACCTCCCACCACCCTACTACGGAGGGGCCCGACCCAAACAGCTGCACTGTCAAGCACCCAGAGCACCTCCAGCAGCGGGGGAGGACCAAGGGCCCAGTAGCCCCACAGACCGCACCGACACTGGGGAAGAGGTGGACCAGAGCCCCTCTCCTCCCAGCCCCAACCCTGCCGAGGACCCCTCTAACCAAGGTGTGCCCTGTCCAGGTTACTCCCCGCCTGAGTGCTATGTGAGCAGTGTGGGGTACGACGAACTGTCAGAGCCCCCGCCCTACCCTGGCGAGCCTGCTGGAGAGGGGAGCGGGTCCTCAGAGGGGAGGGAGGCGGAGGATGAAGAGGGGCTGGGGTGCAAGCAGCCCCCCTGGGTGCCGGATTCGGAGGCACCCAACTGTATGAACTGCTGGCAGAAGTTCACCTTCACCAGGAGGAGGCACCACTGCCGGGCCTGTGGGAAGGTACGTACCTAAATCTGGCCATGAAGGGACTTCCTTTACCCTCATTTCTAGGATCATCTTTtgcactgttgttgataacataTTTGGTGTTTTGAAGATATTCATTTTATTGACATTAGGTGTTAGTAGCTAAATATACTTTTACATAGTAGCACATAATAAAGAGCTCTaccatacactgaacaaaaatataaatgcaacatgcagttCCACACTCTCTCCCTGACCTAAACTCCCTGTACTATAACACTGCGCCCAACTGCCCCAGCCCCAGTCCTGTTCCCATGTTTCTTGAGattaaataaaagatcccagaaatgttttatacacacaaaaagcttggtgcacaaatgtgtttgcatttctcttttgcaagataatccatccacttgacaggcatggcatatcaagaagctgattaaacagcatgatcagtacacaggtgcaccttgtgctgggaacaatgaaagtccactctaaaatgtgcagttttgtcaaacaacgcaatgccacagatgtctcaagttttgagtgggggttatggtatgggcaggcataagctacggacaaggaacacaattgcattttatcaatggcaatttgaatgcacatagATACCGTGACTagttcctgaggcccattgtcgtgccattcatccgccgccatcacctcaaatttcagcatgataatgcaaagccccatgtcgcaaggatctgtacacaattcctgggagctgaaaatgtccccgttcttccatggcctgcatagtcaccagacatgtcacccattg of Salmo salar chromosome ssa01, Ssal_v3.1, whole genome shotgun sequence contains these proteins:
- the LOC106569324 gene encoding zinc finger FYVE domain-containing protein 16 isoform X1, with the translated sequence MDNFFKAAVCDLDKLLDDFELNTDEHIYRSVSLSPPAYPGHSLGPQGFLPETSTVPVPHSLLDLNSLHYGTAPSCPDCPSPSPGDREAKGRPLTGVDLLSSVDGRGAAKSCAPPFPKRALKPVCDLVSDTGSAHLLLRANSHDAFSELDVVERRLEEELLVDFTSPVVALPEDSIAGLGPGHGRTEGREALAGGGEGLLGLDSGGYSASLSLLDVILPAAVERAPSLRNSESGETEEERDRGGEATEVAFVNQHLKITPAHQDQASVSPVAIDTKKEDTPTCDIDIEAREEGEGSLEPSELTEAESSGSCTGQAPNPEDGSGGVAESPSTETELSLSCLPMGVSMCGALVASKNPEEAMGGGEGEAGLTETLEAESLSAFEVQEEVTLPENPETVGDCTNPDAAPENKPVQSPNTQSPETTTMPFHLAVSAPAVSQRPLKVSFSLVEKQPVPGAPQCPASSPSEPSPNPMDPPGFGFEYLPESDQARLLVTDEELDAFLRGETQGQEDHGVPDCGRPGENLQDEGFSELNGNLEERLVEEELRSCSRSLGEGLERLPSRESDRTLSAEGNVSRALSAPSQDPPSPYHTDPSTCSLSNLPPPYYGGARPKQLHCQAPRAPPAAGEDQGPSSPTDRTDTGEEVDQSPSPPSPNPAEDPSNQGVPCPGYSPPECYVSSVGYDELSEPPPYPGEPAGEGSGSSEGREAEDEEGLGCKQPPWVPDSEAPNCMNCWQKFTFTRRRHHCRACGKVYCAICCNRRCKLKYLDKEARVCVVCFETVHRSKTQAQALECMRSPPGPSPNPNVPSEYCSTIPPLQQARAAGTLNSPPPTVMVPVSVLKNPGSDGCPREQKRVWFADGILPNGEVANTTRLSVTGRRGSQESSPVTPDPPTAGSRVSPGSAAVSEGGVSAPVEVVRPPVSGPWDYSLLCGVGGCVERSPSLLPEDEEGLPPLLITTGEEEGGGDLLVEERPAPCQILLLLEEGGPRPLTFVLNANLLVNVKLVTYCSRKCWCMGSSGLQTVGQREIVFILEVLPEERALPKDLFTLYLSIYQDAQRGKYVEELGNVAFTGSFLGSKEHGGVLFYSPTFQPLEGLCLPPQPFLCGLLIQRLEVPWAKVFPLRLLLRLGAEHSVYPSTLVSVRFRETVFRETGHTIMNLLADLRNYQYSLPAVEGLRIHMEMGHSYINIPKSSFPEMLKVVNASNEHVISVGAGFSSEADSHLVCFQNKEGTYQTQANSQPGKTRTVTGASFVVFNGALKASSGFIAKSSIVEDGLMVQTPPETMEALRAALRGQTDFHIPCGKADGGELRDNVTVRWIDWSSPVNAGVTSGVDRKPLEGVHSVRMQQDTEFESDGRTIRCTEVFYWLKTPDVSLSAVLPSCSVFHREMAVASCSALTPHLSVLSASGINSLALRVSTHTDMVEYQAGSGGRLLPQRYMNELDSALIPVIHGGSARVPQTAMDMEFIFFITHTV
- the LOC106569324 gene encoding zinc finger FYVE domain-containing protein 16 isoform X4; translated protein: MDNFFKAAVCDLDKLLDDFELNTDEHIYRSVSLSPPAYPGHSLGPQGFLPETSTVPVPHSLLDLNSLHYGTAPSCPDCPSPSPGDREAKGRPLTGVDLLSSVDGRGAAKSCAPPFPKRALKPVCDLVSDTGSAHLLLRANSHDAFSELDVVERRLEEELLVDFTSPVVALPEDSIAGLGPGHGRTEGREALAGGGEGLLGLDSGGYSASLSLLDVILPAAVERAPSLRNSESGETEEERDRGGEATEVAFVNQHLKITPAHQDQASVSPVAIDTKKEDTPTCDIDIEAREEGEGSLEPSELTEAESSGSCTGQAPNPEDGSGGVAESPSTETELSLSCLPMGVSMCGALVASKNPEEAMGGGEGEAGLTETLEAESLSAFEVQEEVTLPENPETVGDCTNPDAAPENKPVQSPNTQSPETTTMPFHLAVSAPAVSQRPLKVSFSLVEKQPVPGAPQCPASSPSEPSPNPMDPPGFGFEYLPESDQARLLVTDEELDAFLRGETQGQEDHGVPDCGRPGENLQDEGFSELNGNLEERLVEEELRSCSRSLGEGLERLPSRESDRTLSAEGNVSRALSAPSQDPPSPYHTDPSTCSLSNLPPPYYGGARPKQLHCQAPRAPPAAGEDQGPSSPTDRTDTGEEVDQSPSPPSPNPAEDPSNQGVPCPGYSPPECYVSSVGYDELSEPPPYPGEPAGEGSGSSEGREAEDEEGLGCKQPPWVPDSEAPNCMNCWQKFTFTRRRHHCRACGKVYCAICCNRRCKLKYLDKEARVCVVCFETVHRTQALECMRSPPGPSPNPNVPSEYCSTIPPLQQARAAGTLNSPPPTVMVPVSVLKNPGSDDGILPNGEVANTTRLSVTGRRGSQESSPVTPDPPTAGSRVSPGSAAVSEGGVSAPVEVVRPPVSGPWDYSLLCGVGGCVERSPSLLPEDEEGLPPLLITTGEEEGGGDLLVEERPAPCQILLLLEEGGPRPLTFVLNANLLVNVKLVTYCSRKCWCMGSSGLQTVGQREIVFILEVLPEERALPKDLFTLYLSIYQDAQRGKYVEELGNVAFTGSFLGSKEHGGVLFYSPTFQPLEGLCLPPQPFLCGLLIQRLEVPWAKVFPLRLLLRLGAEHSVYPSTLVSVRFRETVFRETGHTIMNLLADLRNYQYSLPAVEGLRIHMEMGHSYINIPKSSFPEMLKVVNASNEHVISVGAGFSSEADSHLVCFQNKEGTYQTQANSQPGKTRTVTGASFVVFNGALKASSGFIAKSSIVEDGLMVQTPPETMEALRAALRGQTDFHIPCGKADGGELRDNVTVRWIDWSSPVNAGVTSGVDRKPLEGVHSVRMQQDTEFESDGRTIRCTEVFYWLKTPDVSLSAVLPSCSVFHREMAVASCSALTPHLSVLSASGINSLALRVSTHTDMVEYQAGSGGRLLPQRYMNELDSALIPVIHGGSARVPQTAMDMEFIFFITHTV
- the LOC106569324 gene encoding zinc finger FYVE domain-containing protein 16 isoform X3, giving the protein MDNFFKAAVCDLDKLLDDFELNTDEHIYRSVSLSPPAYPGHSLGPQGFLPETSTVPVPHSLLDLNSLHYGTAPSCPDCPSPSPGDREAKGRPLTGVDLLSSVDGRGAAKSCAPPFPKRALKPVCDLVSDTGSAHLLLRANSHDAFSELDVVERRLEEELLVDFTSPVVALPEDSIAGLGPGHGRTEGREALAGGGEGLLGLDSGGYSASLSLLDVILPAAVERAPSLRNSESGETEEERDRGGEATEVAFVNQHLKITPAHQDQASVSPVAIDTKKEDTPTCDIDIEAREEGEGSLEPSELTEAESSGSCTGQAPNPEDGSGGVAESPSTETELSLSCLPMGVSMCGALVASKNPEEAMGGGEGEAGLTETLEAESLSAFEVQEEVTLPENPETVGDCTNPDAAPENKPVQSPNTQSPETTTMPFHLAVSAPAVSQRPLKVSFSLVEKQPVPGAPQCPASSPSEPSPNPMDPPGFGFEYLPESDQARLLVTDEELDAFLRGETQGQEDHGVPDCGRPGENLQDEGFSELNGNLEERLVEEELRSCSRSLGEGLERLPSRESDRTLSAEGNVSRALSAPSQDPPSPYHTDPSTCSLSNLPPPYYGGARPKQLHCQAPRAPPAAGEDQGPSSPTDRTDTGEEVDQSPSPPSPNPAEDPSNQGVPCPGYSPPECYVSSVGYDELSEPPPYPGEPAGEGSGSSEGREAEDEEGLGCKQPPWVPDSEAPNCMNCWQKFTFTRRRHHCRACGKVYCAICCNRRCKLKYLDKEARVCVVCFETVHRSKTQAQALECMRSPPGPSPNPNVPSEYCSTIPPLQQARAAGTLNSPPPTVMVPVSVLKNPGSDDGILPNGEVANTTRLSVTGRRGSQESSPVTPDPPTAGSRVSPGSAAVSEGGVSAPVEVVRPPVSGPWDYSLLCGVGGCVERSPSLLPEDEEGLPPLLITTGEEEGGGDLLVEERPAPCQILLLLEEGGPRPLTFVLNANLLVNVKLVTYCSRKCWCMGSSGLQTVGQREIVFILEVLPEERALPKDLFTLYLSIYQDAQRGKYVEELGNVAFTGSFLGSKEHGGVLFYSPTFQPLEGLCLPPQPFLCGLLIQRLEVPWAKVFPLRLLLRLGAEHSVYPSTLVSVRFRETVFRETGHTIMNLLADLRNYQYSLPAVEGLRIHMEMGHSYINIPKSSFPEMLKVVNASNEHVISVGAGFSSEADSHLVCFQNKEGTYQTQANSQPGKTRTVTGASFVVFNGALKASSGFIAKSSIVEDGLMVQTPPETMEALRAALRGQTDFHIPCGKADGGELRDNVTVRWIDWSSPVNAGVTSGVDRKPLEGVHSVRMQQDTEFESDGRTIRCTEVFYWLKTPDVSLSAVLPSCSVFHREMAVASCSALTPHLSVLSASGINSLALRVSTHTDMVEYQAGSGGRLLPQRYMNELDSALIPVIHGGSARVPQTAMDMEFIFFITHTV
- the LOC106569324 gene encoding zinc finger FYVE domain-containing protein 16 isoform X2, whose amino-acid sequence is MDNFFKAAVCDLDKLLDDFELNTDEHIYRSVSLSPPAYPGHSLGPQGFLPETSTVPVPHSLLDLNSLHYGTAPSCPDCPSPSPGDREAKGRPLTGVDLLSSVDGRGAAKSCAPPFPKRALKPVCDLVSDTGSAHLLLRANSHDAFSELDVVERRLEEELLVDFTSPVVALPEDSIAGLGPGHGRTEGREALAGGGEGLLGLDSGGYSASLSLLDVILPAAVERAPSLRNSESGETEEERDRGGEATEVAFVNQHLKITPAHQDQASVSPVAIDTKKEDTPTCDIDIEAREEGEGSLEPSELTEAESSGSCTGQAPNPEDGSGGVAESPSTETELSLSCLPMGVSMCGALVASKNPEEAMGGGEGEAGLTETLEAESLSAFEVQEEVTLPENPETVGDCTNPDAAPENKPVQSPNTQSPETTTMPFHLAVSAPAVSQRPLKVSFSLVEKQPVPGAPQCPASSPSEPSPNPMDPPGFGFEYLPESDQARLLVTDEELDAFLRGETQGQEDHGVPDCGRPGENLQDEGFSELNGNLEERLVEEELRSCSRSLGEGLERLPSRESDRTLSAEGNVSRALSAPSQDPPSPYHTDPSTCSLSNLPPPYYGGARPKQLHCQAPRAPPAAGEDQGPSSPTDRTDTGEEVDQSPSPPSPNPAEDPSNQGVPCPGYSPPECYVSSVGYDELSEPPPYPGEPAGEGSGSSEGREAEDEEGLGCKQPPWVPDSEAPNCMNCWQKFTFTRRRHHCRACGKVYCAICCNRRCKLKYLDKEARVCVVCFETVHRTQALECMRSPPGPSPNPNVPSEYCSTIPPLQQARAAGTLNSPPPTVMVPVSVLKNPGSDGCPREQKRVWFADGILPNGEVANTTRLSVTGRRGSQESSPVTPDPPTAGSRVSPGSAAVSEGGVSAPVEVVRPPVSGPWDYSLLCGVGGCVERSPSLLPEDEEGLPPLLITTGEEEGGGDLLVEERPAPCQILLLLEEGGPRPLTFVLNANLLVNVKLVTYCSRKCWCMGSSGLQTVGQREIVFILEVLPEERALPKDLFTLYLSIYQDAQRGKYVEELGNVAFTGSFLGSKEHGGVLFYSPTFQPLEGLCLPPQPFLCGLLIQRLEVPWAKVFPLRLLLRLGAEHSVYPSTLVSVRFRETVFRETGHTIMNLLADLRNYQYSLPAVEGLRIHMEMGHSYINIPKSSFPEMLKVVNASNEHVISVGAGFSSEADSHLVCFQNKEGTYQTQANSQPGKTRTVTGASFVVFNGALKASSGFIAKSSIVEDGLMVQTPPETMEALRAALRGQTDFHIPCGKADGGELRDNVTVRWIDWSSPVNAGVTSGVDRKPLEGVHSVRMQQDTEFESDGRTIRCTEVFYWLKTPDVSLSAVLPSCSVFHREMAVASCSALTPHLSVLSASGINSLALRVSTHTDMVEYQAGSGGRLLPQRYMNELDSALIPVIHGGSARVPQTAMDMEFIFFITHTV